A single window of Gossypium hirsutum isolate 1008001.06 chromosome A10, Gossypium_hirsutum_v2.1, whole genome shotgun sequence DNA harbors:
- the LOC121208202 gene encoding metallothiol transferase FosB: protein MKESMGNPLHLKSLNHISLVCRSVEESMNFYQDILGFVPIRRPGSFDFNGAWLFGYGIGIHLLQSEDPESLPKKKEINPKDNHISFQCESMGAVEKKLKEMELEYVRAIVEEGGIDVEQLFFHDPDGFMIEICNCDNLPVVPLAGEMPRSCSRLNLQHMQRQQIQQVVQQ, encoded by the exons atgaaggaaagtATGGGCAACCCTCTTCACCTCAAATCTTTGAACCACATCTCCCTTGTGTGTAGATCAGTTGAGGAATCCATGAACTTTTATCAGGATATTCTTGGGTTTGTTCCAATCAGGAGACCTGGATCATTTGACTTTAATGGGGCATG GTTGTTTGGATACGGGATTGGAATACATCTCCTGCAATCGGAGGATCCAGAGAGTTTGCCTAAGAAAAAGGAAATCAATCCCAAGGATAATCACATTTCTTTCCAg TGTGAGAGCATGGGAGCAGTGGAGAAGAAGCTGAAGGAAATGGAACTGGAATACGTCCGGGCAATAGTGGAAGAAGGTGGAATCGACGTTGAACAACTCTTCTTCCATGACCCAGATGGGTTCATGATCGAGATATGCAACTGTGATAACCTACCTGTCGTCCCACTAGCCGGTGAGATGCCTCGTTCATGCTCCCGACttaatctgcaacacatgcagcgTCAGCAGATACAGCAAGTGGTTCAGCAATAG
- the LOC107943855 gene encoding EG45-like domain containing protein 2 yields the protein MALLILAILITAVISKEAYFVHGDIGTASYYNPPYIPTKCDGNREEQFPPGNLFVAVSEGLWDNGAACGRRYRLRCLSGPKRPCKRRTIDVKVVDFCPFTPCPSTIMLSRDAFAAIAHKHGRKINIEYIQI from the exons ATGGCACTCTTGATCTTGGCAATTCTGATTACTGCAGTTATAAGCAAAGAAGCATACTTTGTCCATGGTGACATTGGCACTGCATCGTATTATAACCCACCATATATAC CAACTAAATGTGATGGTAATAGAGAAGAACAGTTTCCACCTGGGAACTTGTTTGTTGCAGTTAGCGAGGGATTATGGGACAATGGTGCCGCTTGTGGGAGGCGTTACCGATTAAGATGCCTGAGCGGACCTAAGCGACCATGTAAGCGGAGAACCATTGATGTCAAAGTGGTGGATTTCTGCCCTTTCACTCCATGCCCCTCTACTATCATGCTGTCCAGGGATGCTTTTGCTGCTATTGCACATAAACATGGAAGGAAAATCAATATAGAATATATACA GATTTGA